A window of the Oligoflexia bacterium genome harbors these coding sequences:
- a CDS encoding TetR/AcrR family transcriptional regulator has protein sequence MIAAISNRQFEIIEAAGKILTTSGVSGLTIKNLAKEMKFSESALYRHYTSKEEIIIALLEYLANSMDERLTNAIHSKQSPEEKFTTLFQNQFSFFKKNPHLVVAVFSDGLLEESQRINETILKIFGVKMKHLLPIILEGQQKNVFTNSISADELMHIVMGTFRLQMFKWRIANFQFDISINGDNLIQSVLKLIKTKS, from the coding sequence ATGATAGCCGCCATATCGAATAGACAGTTTGAAATAATAGAAGCAGCAGGAAAAATACTTACCACATCAGGGGTAAGTGGATTAACCATTAAGAATCTGGCTAAAGAAATGAAGTTTTCTGAAAGTGCCCTCTATAGACACTATACAAGCAAAGAAGAAATCATCATTGCCTTACTCGAATATCTTGCTAACAGTATGGATGAACGCCTCACTAATGCGATTCATAGCAAACAATCACCCGAAGAAAAATTCACCACGCTGTTTCAAAATCAATTTTCGTTCTTTAAAAAGAACCCTCACTTAGTGGTGGCTGTATTCTCTGACGGCTTGTTGGAAGAAAGTCAACGCATCAACGAAACCATTTTGAAAATATTCGGTGTAAAAATGAAACATTTGCTCCCTATTATTTTGGAAGGACAACAAAAGAACGTATTTACAAATTCAATATCCGCTGATGAATTAATGCATATCGTGATGGGCACTTTCCGACTACAAATGTTTAAATGGAGAATCGCCAACTTTCAATTTGACATCAGTATAAACGGAGACAATTTGATACAATCTGTTTTAAAACTCATAAAAACCAAATCTTAA